ACTGAACCGCCTTCAGGTCGCACCGCCGGAGGCTGTTCGACAGCGCTGCTCGACATAGCCAGCTATGCTAGCAGTACTGATCACTTAAACGTTGTCCGTAATCCCGTCTATTCACGGAAAACCCGCCACTTATTTACAGGTGTTAAAGAAAACGCAAAGACGCGCCTATGGGCAGCTCAGAAAACGCGCACGTCGAGTCACACGGAGCACAATTCAGAAAAGGCCTCCGCCGCCACGGTTCAACCATGACAGAGGAGATCACTGCAGAGCCCCGCCCTCCTGAGACGCAGGCGGGAAAGCAGAGCAAACACCCCCCAGCCTGAAGCGCGTCTGGGACTCGACAGCTCCCGGTCTTTCAGAGACGCCTCGTCATGAAACGGAGACCCGAGAGCGAAGAGCAGAGCGCCGCCGAGGCCAAGACGGCGTTTTATAAAAGAGTCCGTGGGTGCAAACGTCCATCGTAGGGTTTCTGTGCTGCCGGTCAAAACTCGACCCCCCGCTTCAGTTGTGATTGGCTGGAGCAGGCAGAAGGGGGGCGGAGCGATCGTTGGTGATGGTCCTTCTGAGCGTCACTCTCCGGATCAGCGTGAGCAtgtcccctcctccccccgccTGCTCCGGAATCTGGTCCTGGCCAAGGGGAGGGGGCTGATGGTTGGTGCCGTGGTCCAGGGCGGTGGGGGCCTCttcctggggggtgggggcctggagCTGCTCCTGAAACAGCTTCCGTTTTTCTAGAGGGTCCAGGCTCTGTTgttgcagctgtgtctgcatcAACTGTGGTTGCTGCAACTGtggttgctgctgctgcaggtgtgGCTGTTGTGAAtactgcagctgctgcaagtattgctgctgctgcagctgttgcTGCAGGTATTGCTGCTGTGGCGGATGTTGCCCCagatgttgctgctgctgcaggtatTGTTGTTGCTCCagatgttgctgctgctgcaggtattgctgctgctgcagatgctgctgctgctgcgatCTCTCCGCCTGAAGTTGACGTTGCTGTTGTTGAAACTGCTGCTGGCTGTGCAGCTCTGCTTGAGCgcgttgctgctgctgctgtcgttGGAAATgttgccgctgctgctgctgcctgtgGTTGCCGCCCTCTCCAGGCACGGTGGGCACCGGCACCGGGATGGGCATCTGTCCTGGGATGAACTGATAgtagggagaggaggagggcagCGCACTGAGACTCTGAGTGGAGGTGCAGAGTTTGCTGTGGCCGAACCCGCCCAGTCCTCCAGGAAGCGGAGCCACAAAGACATTCTCGTCGCTGCCACCGTTGCCCTCCTGGGCTTTCAGGGGGATCTGGGGCGTGCTGATGGGGATGGGAACGCCGCCGCTGATTGTGCCTCTGCGGAATGCCGCTTTGGAGGTGGGCTTGCGCCTGATGGTGGCGGTGTTGGGCTGCAGGTTGCGGGAGACGCCGCCCATGTCGGCCTCGGCCAATAAGCTGACCGTCGAGGCGGGACGTTTGGACTGGACGAAATCCCTGTACTGGACTCTGAGGTCGGAGTTCCGTGGGATGGTGGAGGACTTGTCAAAGTCGGACTGGTTGATGGCGTGAGACAGCTGATGCAAGGAGATGGAGTCGGCGTCGCCATGGAGAGAGATGGACTCGTAGTCaactgcaggaaaacagcagGAGGTTAGTGTTTCAGCCGTCAGAGGGAAACCATTTCATGGAGAATCGCCGTTTATGTAGAGGGCAGTGAACGCATCACTAGAAACTCCTCTGACCAGATCCAAACTAACCAGAATAAACCATCAGACTCTCATGGCACCCTAGGAATTCTATGACATTTACTTCACAGGTTAATGTCAGATTTGGTTCAATCAAATATTAATTCATTTGTCAAGTTTCTacttcaaaacatgtttttttttcttgcagctgCAGCAAGtggtttaaacaaaacaataaaagttgatctttctaataattttttttacatgtacgTTTTATGTtactcattttaaaaagaataaagaacaATATCTAAATATCCTAACGCATATTTTTAACCATTagcaaaagaaaattaaacccaTGAGTGGTTATGGCAGCCGTTTcacaaggtcaaaggtcatcgaAACGTTGTTGTGGTCGTAAACTCAACCATGTGGCGTGTTTGTGAAagatcgcttgaacaaaagttttcttctcccatattgtggaaaaatgtccaaaaaaattGGCCAATTTTACAATAAGTGGCGGGCAAGCCTGTAGggcctgtggccatcccataataatagTGATTTCAAAGCTTCTTTCGGACATCCCCgacatttgtgttttggtttcatcagTGACGTTTGACATACTTTACTTATGGCCCCTTTCATCGATTTGATGGTTTTTCCCGCAGTGATGTcaccatttcttttcttttttgtttttttttttttggagggggggggggggggggggctatgtcattcattttttacagAGTTCTGAGTGTGAAAAGCAGGAAAGAAGAATTGTGAATATGAATGGAAAAAGCGTGAGacttttatttactgttttttttctctgtaacaCAAAAGTctctgaaaatataaaataaataagaatttgatctaaaaatgcatttttaaaccttcatagTAGCAGGTTTAAAGGTTTTTCCAGATGACGACCTTTAAACctctactatgatggaatctacctggatgaatgagtcttCATTGACATCATCAGACCTTCACTTTTGGGAGAACTACATTTCACTTGCTCTGCAGCAGAGTTCAGACCAGTTTCCAAACTAGAATCTAACTTTGAAAATGGTGTCCGGTCCAGATTGGATGAGATGCAAACGGGACAGGAAGAGACCTACCATAGTGGGGAGGGTCTCTCCTGAGAGCTGGAAgagaaggaaggaagaaaaactATTGACAGAGTTTGTGAGACGGAGAAACTGAAGAAACCGACCCATCGTGGACTACCGGTCATTTCTGACCCAGCATGCGTTGTGCAGACGTGTCTGCGCATGCGTGTCTGCAGGTCTGTACCCTCGAGCATCTGCGAGCGGGCGCTCACCGTGAGAGTGGATGGTGTCCTCCGAGCAGGACGGCGTGGTGGTCTGCGTGCTGTAACCGCTGGAGCAGTGCAGCGAGTCCCGGCTGCTCCGAGGGGCGTCGGAGTTCAGCGCTCCCAGCGTCAAGGCCAGCTGATCCCGGGCCGAGCAGGACTGATGGAGACAGCGCCGGTTCAGATCCGGTCCGGTGCGTTCCGAATGACTTTTCAGAATGTGGGTGTGGCGGCGAGTTACCTTCCCAGACGCCGACATGGCGCGGGCTCTTTCTCCAGGCAGCGCGTAGCTGTTGTGTGCGGGGGGCAGCAGTCCGTTCTCGGGCCCCCCGGTCCCATCTGATTGGTGGACGCCACGGCTTCCTGCCACAGACAAACGGAGTGGATCAAACAACCATGGGTTCTATCAATGTTCACCTGGAACGTCAACCTGGAACGGCGAGAAGGGAACGTTCTGATCCACCATCAAAAACAAACTGACATTGGCGCCAGCTCTCCACGCAAAGGCATGGAAAACACCGGCAAAGGTCGACAGGATGGGAGGTGAATGTCCCACATTTCTTTGTTCGAATGTTGGGATCATGTCCCTAGATGAgaaaccagctcagtggccttgtggaagagtgaccgccctgtgactggaagggcacaagttcaaatccaggccagGTTATACCAAATACAGATactgggactttaactttttaacttTAGCGGACCCTCCTGTCATTTGCCTCCTCCTGACGCCATGTTCGTCACCCTTTCATGTTTCAGATCATCCAGGGATCATCTCTGGAAGACAGCTGCCATCCACACGTAGAGAAAACTACCGACGTTCAGATCAGAGAGCTGCGGAGCGCCTCAGTTCAGGTGAGGGTTCAAAACCTCGCCTGCAAACAGAGATGACCTTTCAGGGAGGTGTGCGTCCCGCTGATCTGCTGCATGAGAGAGAGGGCAtttcaggaaaacaaacaaacatggtgGGGGTAGTGTGGGGGTACGAGCTGCCTCTGATTTCTGCCCTGCCTGCGTTTAAAAACAGCCCTTTTTGACATCTTGATGACCTGAAACGCGTCCgtgcgaaaaaaaaaaaggcaggaaaaCACGTCCACAGCGACGTTTTACCGCCCTGAGTGTCATTTCCTCGCGGTTCCgctcaggggggtattccaggaagcatgtttaaactagcctgactttgagcctgaactctggctgaaatccgcctgaac
The nucleotide sequence above comes from Oryzias latipes chromosome 5, ASM223467v1. Encoded proteins:
- the LOC101168203 gene encoding MTSS1-like protein (The sequence of the model RefSeq protein was modified relative to this genomic sequence to represent the inferred CDS: added 440 bases not found in genome assembly), with protein sequence MDAGIEKECSALGGLFQLIMNDMKASYPTWEDFLTKGAKLQSQLRTTILAVGSFLDAFQKVADMATGTRGATKEIGSALTRMCMRHRSIESKLKLFTTSFSESLIIPLESKMEEWKKMASQLDKDHAKEHKKAKADIKKKSSDTIKLQKKVKKGKDEARCQLDNALQDVNVRYAVLEETEKRAVSRALIEERARYCTFVSMLKPVLDHEINMLGEVTHLQTILEDLSIMTAEPNKLPPASEQVILDLKGSDFNYVYQTPPASPSNTLSRKSSISSYQSGSVRHVPSLDSISCAVDGLHLQRPSSPYLLYGCDESGRSLSEGNSPSRLGRPGQPWSLCSWPWPPSVSEPPRYIQTTRFYKAQASNSRPRGGSRGVHQSDGTGGPENGLLPPAHNSYALPGERARAMSASGKSCSARDQLALTLGALNSDAPRSSRDSLHCSSGYSTQTTTPSCSEDTIHSHALRRDPPHYVDYESISLHGDADSISLHQLSHAINQSDFDKSSTIPRNSDLRVQYRDFVQSKRPASTVSLLAEADMGGVSRNLQPNTATIRRKPTSKAAFRRGTISGGVPIPISTPQIPLKAQEGNGGSDENVFVAPLPGGLGGFGHSKLCTSTQSLSALPSSSPYYQFIPGQMPIPVPVPTVPGEGGNHRQQQQRQHFQRQQQQQRAQAELHSQQQFQQQQRQLQAERSQQQQHLQQQQYLQQQQHLEQQQYLQQQQHLGQHPPQQQYLQQQLQQQQYLQQLQYSQQPHLQQQQPQLQQPQLMQTQLQQQSLDPLEKRKLFQEQLQAPTPQEEAPTALDHGTNHQPPPLGQDQIPEQAGGGGDMLTLIRRVTLRRTITNDRSAPLLPAPANHN